A region of Desulforegula conservatrix Mb1Pa DNA encodes the following proteins:
- a CDS encoding DUF2868 domain-containing protein: protein MNNGWTYKDIIDLEYAFFLDSRNSDLGPEDKEKRDRGIFIGLKSKGLVDDLSSDSSLVLEWARAITASYGFRKTPGTALLIIWKYFLAVMALAGFVAGASAVSAVLYYKGEAPVNVAIFLAITVLPHWIFLFILGLRFFFSLFSAEENRKCYPLLYLFISRAISWLTLGQGNNFRKNGGDSFDSWIIKLLKVYSSTFFWPILVLAQVFGLGAGIASLLVTFIKIAFTDLAFGWQSTLVTAPEKIHAVASFLAIPWKWLFHEGSGFPDLASVEGSRIILKDGILSLSTPDLASWWPFLCLCIIFYAVIPRLFLLLSGLWIANKKPDTLVFSHADCAHLVFRMRSPIFDTRAVEKSFEDDEPTAFDRIIEEKNEPVHQIAHEIVQKPVIEPVSESDSLSTPACNSLANISVAMVSGDFMDLGSEENIINEISRVTGHKVSRVITYDPEPDSEKKALGQLEEIISQLSSFSVSLIMEAWQPPIIETMDFVNMTRAVAGREKIMNIILTGKPNSSSYFTRPTDTDRIIWNAFIGKLADPYILLTEFGKYDA, encoded by the coding sequence ATGAATAATGGCTGGACATATAAAGATATAATAGATCTTGAGTACGCTTTTTTTCTGGATTCCAGAAATTCTGACCTTGGGCCTGAAGATAAAGAAAAAAGAGACAGAGGGATTTTTATCGGGCTTAAGAGCAAGGGGCTTGTGGATGACTTATCTTCTGACAGCTCTCTTGTTCTTGAATGGGCAAGGGCAATAACCGCATCTTATGGATTCAGGAAAACCCCAGGCACAGCCTTGCTGATAATATGGAAGTATTTTTTGGCTGTCATGGCTCTGGCAGGATTTGTTGCAGGGGCCTCAGCTGTGTCAGCGGTGCTTTATTATAAAGGTGAAGCGCCTGTAAATGTCGCTATTTTTCTGGCCATTACTGTTCTGCCACACTGGATTTTTCTTTTTATTCTTGGTCTGAGATTTTTTTTTAGTCTGTTTTCTGCGGAAGAAAACCGGAAATGCTATCCATTGCTTTATTTATTCATTTCCCGGGCCATTTCCTGGCTGACCCTTGGGCAGGGAAACAATTTTAGAAAAAATGGTGGAGACTCGTTTGATTCATGGATAATTAAACTCTTAAAAGTCTATTCTTCTACTTTTTTTTGGCCTATTTTGGTTCTTGCCCAGGTTTTCGGGCTTGGCGCTGGCATTGCCTCATTACTTGTGACATTTATAAAAATAGCCTTTACTGATTTAGCTTTTGGCTGGCAATCTACACTCGTCACAGCACCTGAAAAGATTCACGCTGTGGCTTCCTTTTTAGCGATCCCCTGGAAATGGCTTTTTCATGAAGGATCAGGCTTTCCTGACCTGGCGAGTGTTGAAGGATCAAGGATAATTCTCAAAGACGGAATCCTGAGCCTTTCAACTCCTGATCTTGCATCATGGTGGCCTTTTCTTTGTCTTTGCATTATTTTTTATGCTGTTATTCCGAGGCTTTTTCTTCTGCTTTCAGGATTGTGGATAGCAAATAAAAAACCGGATACTCTTGTTTTCAGTCATGCTGACTGCGCCCATCTTGTCTTTAGGATGCGCTCTCCTATATTTGACACAAGGGCTGTTGAAAAGTCTTTTGAGGATGATGAACCCACGGCTTTTGACAGAATTATTGAGGAAAAAAATGAGCCCGTTCATCAAATTGCTCATGAAATTGTCCAAAAGCCTGTTATCGAGCCTGTATCTGAATCAGATTCCCTTTCAACTCCTGCTTGCAATTCTTTAGCAAACATCAGTGTGGCAATGGTTTCAGGTGATTTCATGGATCTTGGCAGCGAGGAAAATATTATTAATGAGATTTCAAGGGTCACGGGCCATAAGGTTTCCAGAGTAATAACCTATGATCCTGAACCTGATTCAGAGAAAAAGGCTCTTGGGCAGCTTGAAGAAATTATTTCACAGCTAAGCTCTTTTTCCGTAAGTCTTATAATGGAAGCGTGGCAGCCGCCCATTATTGAAACAATGGATTTTGTAAATATGACAAGGGCTGTAGCAGGCAGGGAGAAGATTATGAACATAATCCTTACAGGCAAACCAAACAGTTCCTCCTATTTTACCAGACCAACAGACACAGACAGGATCATATGGAATGCATTCATTGGAAAGCTTGCGGATCCTTATATTTTACTAACCGAATTCGGGAAATATGATGCTTAA
- a CDS encoding GTPase/DUF3482 domain-containing protein: MMLKDCSLCFAIVGHPNEGKSSVVSTLAEDDSVRISPYPGETRIKQVFPFRLDGKEILRFIDTPGFQRPGAVLEWIKAREGLSSDPVADFIKEFSGNKDFTDEMEIFESISKSSGIIYVADCSKPLRRQDKFEMEILRLTGRPRMAVLNSKEDGSDFVQDWKNEFMRNFNSVRIFNAHKALWVERLDLLESLRLMDQAWSDDLAEAIKSLKMDWDRRISEASMLIIEMLETCLGYFVEEMVSGSSSLESSKKKLVDSYRKKVSEIEKKTLSSIRSLFRHRVFDVEISGSPEINSEDLFSKSTWKVLGLNPGQLAAAGGAAGASVGAVVDIAAHGLTMGAFTAIGAIAGAAGAWLKGEDMVTAKAAGMPLGGYKVKAGPCRNVQLMYVLMDRVMMYFSHMIRRPHGLRYNPVVSAVIDEFSEKSFLSRNWDSKRKKTAAAFFASFGSGQRQSQIHSHSHRRPEIRDEMDSLIRAVLGEICGN; encoded by the coding sequence ATGATGCTTAAAGATTGCTCTCTCTGCTTTGCCATTGTAGGCCACCCCAATGAAGGCAAATCGTCCGTAGTGTCAACACTTGCAGAAGATGATTCTGTCCGGATCAGTCCATATCCCGGAGAAACCAGGATAAAGCAGGTTTTTCCCTTCAGGCTTGATGGAAAAGAAATTTTAAGATTCATAGATACCCCTGGTTTTCAGAGACCCGGAGCAGTTCTTGAATGGATAAAGGCGAGGGAAGGTCTTTCATCAGATCCAGTGGCTGATTTTATTAAAGAGTTTTCAGGAAATAAAGATTTTACTGATGAGATGGAGATTTTTGAATCAATCTCCAAAAGTTCAGGCATCATTTATGTGGCGGATTGCTCCAAGCCCCTGAGGCGTCAGGACAAATTCGAGATGGAAATTCTCCGCCTGACAGGTAGGCCAAGAATGGCTGTTCTGAACAGCAAGGAAGATGGCAGCGATTTTGTTCAGGATTGGAAAAATGAATTCATGAGGAATTTCAATTCAGTCAGAATATTCAACGCGCACAAGGCTCTATGGGTTGAACGCCTTGATCTGCTTGAATCCCTGAGGCTCATGGATCAGGCTTGGAGCGATGATCTTGCTGAAGCGATAAAGAGCCTCAAAATGGATTGGGACAGAAGAATTTCAGAAGCTTCCATGCTGATTATTGAAATGCTTGAAACATGCCTCGGATATTTTGTCGAGGAAATGGTTTCAGGTTCGTCATCCCTGGAATCATCGAAAAAAAAACTGGTTGATTCTTACAGGAAAAAAGTATCCGAGATTGAAAAAAAGACCCTTTCCTCCATACGCTCATTATTCAGGCACAGGGTTTTTGATGTGGAAATTTCTGGTTCTCCTGAAATAAATTCAGAAGATCTGTTTTCAAAATCAACTTGGAAAGTGCTTGGTCTGAACCCTGGACAGCTCGCAGCTGCTGGCGGAGCTGCCGGAGCTTCTGTCGGCGCTGTTGTGGATATTGCTGCTCACGGACTTACAATGGGCGCTTTTACGGCAATCGGCGCTATCGCCGGAGCTGCCGGAGCATGGCTCAAGGGCGAGGATATGGTCACCGCAAAAGCTGCAGGAATGCCCCTTGGAGGATATAAAGTCAAGGCAGGGCCGTGCAGAAATGTCCAGTTAATGTATGTGCTCATGGACAGAGTTATGATGTATTTCTCGCACATGATAAGAAGACCCCACGGCCTTAGATATAATCCTGTGGTTTCAGCTGTAATTGATGAGTTTTCTGAAAAAAGCTTTCTTTCAAGAAACTGGGATTCCAAAAGGAAAAAAACAGCCGCAGCATTTTTTGCTTCTTTCGGATCAGGCCAGAGACAGAGTCAGATTCATAGTCATAGTCATAGACGGCCAGAAATCAGGGACGAAATGGATTCATTGATCAGGGCCGTGCTTGGGGAAATCTGCGGTAATTGA
- a CDS encoding shikimate kinase, producing the protein MSDDTAINIVLIGMPAAGKSTSGILLAKKAGYGFVDTDILIQTRTGKMLSDILAESGIEGFLETEEQAALSINGKTMVIATGGSMVYSEKAMDFLKRGRSIAVYLKQDLDRLLKRMGDPGIRGVVCPHGKSIQDLYAERHPLYMKYADFIIECGEKLPDVVSEEILRGSASFFNN; encoded by the coding sequence ATGTCGGATGATACAGCCATAAATATAGTCCTGATCGGCATGCCAGCTGCAGGAAAAAGTACGTCCGGGATTCTGCTTGCCAAAAAAGCCGGATATGGTTTTGTTGATACCGACATCCTCATTCAGACCAGAACAGGGAAAATGCTCAGTGATATTCTTGCGGAATCAGGCATAGAAGGTTTTCTTGAAACAGAGGAACAGGCAGCCCTTAGCATTAACGGAAAAACCATGGTCATTGCCACCGGCGGAAGCATGGTCTACAGTGAAAAGGCGATGGACTTCCTTAAACGGGGCAGGTCAATTGCAGTTTATCTGAAGCAGGATCTTGACAGGCTTTTGAAAAGAATGGGCGATCCAGGAATAAGGGGCGTTGTCTGTCCCCACGGTAAAAGCATCCAAGATCTTTATGCTGAGAGGCATCCTTTATATATGAAATATGCCGATTTTATAATCGAATGCGGAGAGAAGCTTCCTGATGTTGTTTCCGAGGAAATTCTCAGGGGATCTGCATCTTTTTTTAATAACTGA
- a CDS encoding HD domain-containing protein produces MFDTEDPLDSNAIKLKVIHSIRVANQILHLGKILGLDPEKLEIARIVGLFHDIGRFRQYAVYKTFKDSKSENHALLGLTEIDRFDLFSGMPDAKAHKIRIAIGNHNIIKLPDISDPDTRFLSMLLRDADKLDIWRVMIAHVKKASTGRQDPVTQNLPLGDNVSLKLLEYLDTGTPIPLSEVENVNDYKLFLLSWFFDLNFRPSIEAALRRKIITQLSDTLPASDNLKKSVARLEKRLGEMVHAF; encoded by the coding sequence ATGTTTGATACAGAAGATCCTTTGGATTCGAATGCAATAAAGCTGAAAGTAATTCATTCCATCAGGGTTGCAAATCAGATTCTTCATCTTGGGAAAATCCTTGGTCTTGATCCTGAAAAACTCGAAATAGCCCGAATTGTCGGACTTTTCCATGACATAGGACGTTTCAGGCAGTATGCTGTTTACAAGACATTTAAAGATTCAAAATCCGAGAATCACGCTCTTCTTGGTTTGACAGAGATAGACAGGTTTGATCTTTTTTCTGGAATGCCTGATGCAAAGGCTCATAAAATCAGAATAGCCATAGGGAATCATAATATTATAAAACTGCCTGATATTAGTGATCCTGATACCAGATTTCTTTCCATGCTACTTAGGGACGCTGACAAGCTCGATATCTGGCGGGTTATGATTGCTCATGTCAAAAAAGCCAGTACCGGGCGTCAGGATCCCGTCACCCAGAATCTTCCCCTTGGCGATAATGTATCGCTAAAGCTTCTTGAGTATCTTGACACTGGAACGCCAATACCTCTTTCAGAGGTTGAAAATGTTAATGATTACAAATTGTTTTTGCTGAGCTGGTTTTTTGATCTTAATTTCAGACCAAGTATTGAGGCTGCACTAAGAAGAAAGATAATAACGCAGTTGTCCGATACCCTGCCAGCTTCTGATAATTTAAAGAAGAGTGTGGCCAGGCTTGAAAAAAGGCTTGGAGAGATGGTTCATGCTTTTTGA
- a CDS encoding SpoIID/LytB domain-containing protein has protein sequence MDMQRYLKILIAAFFLTVLLCVPVFSLESEDSSPDEAPAVSSGNVKTNAPARIVPASGGDSLFPVKGRSGVPYTRGSSMRNSMSQGLSAVRQPSPGNVSPRANQNKANFSTSSLSPEKLRDAYTSGYARSPVSPYAGLPGRLRNAEPFLMEKPEWDKKYKTNSFKGSRPVDLSLNPALMNNASSGNPNAAASRPWSPKSVVIEKNTPESSSVDSDVPSVVNAQNVRILLKRVSGSITVETSAGILVSGGEDTVGVTRVSGKIIIDAKDDKIVSEDRTLGEKICQIKPSTSGIKIDGKPYRGYLTLYAEGNTLTVVNSLPMEAYLLGVVPAEMPSSWGEEALKAQAVASRSYAVFHLQDNGDDRLWDLEDTETDQVYGGMDSEKPQATLAIYATKGQIILYGGRPAEALFHADSGGYTDSPGDVWKKDYPYLRSVNDRFTSAGGPFKWEYFVPADKFFSRLRSAGIKAGSEDEVKISEKTASGRVMQVAVGDSLVPGNRLRQILDPKEMKSAKYEVKEYGGGFLFSGKGYGHGVGLSQNGAKQMAEMGYSYQSILKFYYKGVRIGRMNSVLYAGRDNPYRKKEIYQ, from the coding sequence ATGGATATGCAAAGATATTTAAAAATTTTGATCGCTGCGTTTTTTTTGACAGTGCTTCTTTGCGTCCCTGTTTTTTCTCTTGAAAGCGAAGATTCTTCGCCAGATGAAGCCCCTGCCGTCTCCAGCGGGAATGTGAAGACTAATGCTCCGGCTCGGATAGTGCCTGCATCAGGAGGAGACTCCCTGTTTCCTGTGAAGGGCCGTTCAGGTGTCCCTTATACGAGGGGAAGCAGCATGAGAAACTCCATGAGTCAGGGATTATCCGCTGTTCGTCAGCCATCACCAGGCAATGTTTCTCCAAGGGCCAATCAAAACAAGGCTAATTTTTCAACCTCGTCACTTTCACCTGAAAAGCTTAGGGACGCATATACTTCCGGGTATGCAAGAAGTCCTGTTTCGCCATATGCCGGACTTCCTGGAAGACTCAGAAATGCAGAGCCTTTCCTCATGGAAAAACCTGAATGGGACAAGAAATACAAGACAAATTCCTTCAAAGGCTCACGGCCTGTTGATCTTTCGCTGAATCCGGCACTTATGAACAACGCCTCTTCCGGGAACCCTAATGCCGCAGCTTCAAGGCCGTGGTCTCCAAAATCAGTTGTAATCGAAAAAAATACTCCTGAGTCATCATCTGTTGACAGTGATGTCCCGTCTGTTGTCAATGCCCAGAATGTGAGAATTCTCCTTAAAAGAGTTTCCGGAAGCATTACTGTGGAGACAAGCGCCGGTATTCTTGTTTCAGGAGGCGAAGACACAGTCGGCGTCACAAGGGTAAGCGGCAAGATCATTATAGATGCCAAGGATGATAAAATAGTATCTGAAGACAGAACTCTCGGTGAAAAAATTTGTCAGATAAAGCCCTCAACATCGGGCATAAAGATCGATGGCAAGCCATACAGGGGGTATCTGACCTTGTACGCCGAAGGCAATACCCTTACGGTTGTAAACAGTCTTCCCATGGAAGCTTATCTTCTTGGGGTCGTGCCTGCTGAAATGCCTTCAAGCTGGGGAGAGGAAGCCTTAAAGGCCCAGGCTGTGGCTTCAAGATCCTATGCTGTATTTCACTTGCAGGATAACGGCGATGACAGGCTCTGGGATCTTGAAGATACAGAGACTGATCAGGTCTATGGAGGTATGGATTCCGAAAAACCCCAGGCCACCCTTGCCATTTATGCCACAAAGGGTCAGATTATTCTTTATGGCGGACGTCCGGCAGAAGCTCTTTTTCATGCTGACAGCGGAGGTTATACGGACAGCCCCGGAGATGTATGGAAAAAGGATTACCCATATTTAAGAAGCGTAAACGATCGCTTTACTTCGGCAGGAGGCCCTTTTAAATGGGAGTATTTTGTTCCTGCCGACAAGTTTTTCAGCAGGCTCCGCAGCGCAGGGATAAAAGCTGGTTCAGAAGACGAGGTTAAAATTTCGGAAAAAACTGCATCTGGCAGGGTTATGCAGGTTGCTGTGGGCGATTCCCTTGTGCCTGGAAACAGACTCAGGCAGATTCTTGATCCAAAGGAAATGAAGAGTGCCAAATATGAAGTAAAAGAATACGGCGGCGGATTCCTTTTCTCAGGAAAAGGATATGGCCACGGAGTCGGCCTCAGCCAGAATGGCGCAAAACAGATGGCTGAAATGGGCTATTCTTATCAATCTATCCTTAAATTCTATTACAAGGGAGTCCGCATAGGAAGGATGAATTCGGTGCTTTACGCAGGTCGCGACAATCCTTACAGGAAAAAAGAAATATATCAGTAA
- a CDS encoding archaeosortase/exosortase family protein, with amino-acid sequence MKSKQKLESVRFVILFFAAFAVLQLTIFISAKKIEPYIAEALHVKPICHIISILTSSVPVSQNGINIVSSNFSLSVDSACNGLDAILLVVSAIIAFRSNILKKIAGIILGSLFLYAFNILRILFLFYSNAFAPDFFDFLHVYAGQTLAVIVGVAFFFLWASWSTSENMVSRVDDEN; translated from the coding sequence ATGAAGTCTAAACAAAAACTAGAAAGTGTCAGATTCGTTATTCTTTTTTTTGCAGCTTTTGCTGTTCTTCAGCTTACTATCTTTATCTCTGCAAAAAAGATTGAGCCGTACATAGCAGAGGCTCTTCACGTAAAGCCCATATGTCATATTATTTCTATACTTACTTCTTCTGTTCCTGTTTCCCAGAATGGAATAAACATCGTGTCTTCAAATTTCAGCCTTTCGGTGGATTCTGCCTGCAATGGCCTTGATGCAATCCTTTTGGTTGTTTCAGCGATTATTGCTTTCAGGTCAAATATCCTGAAAAAAATTGCGGGGATCATTTTAGGCAGTCTGTTTCTTTATGCGTTTAATATTTTAAGAATCCTGTTTCTTTTCTATTCCAATGCCTTTGCTCCGGACTTCTTTGATTTTCTGCACGTTTACGCTGGCCAGACCCTCGCAGTCATAGTAGGCGTAGCTTTTTTCTTTTTGTGGGCTTCATGGTCGACTTCCGAAAATATGGTATCACGGGTTGATGATGAGAATTAA
- a CDS encoding SEC-C metal-binding domain-containing protein, which translates to MMRINELAQGKLLRIFGLFVLSYFLISIILYFSTPFLSRLMLPFFEFATERVSMDYDVRNCYYEKNPDRITFEVNVNRMVSISSKGKRYESFSLKESLRSEIIGIHFLLVFSLLSVWPGLLPKTRIRLFLILIPVLVFLTSFDAAFTLSGRIEGYYNALVSGKAISTDHYSAETGFAGHLIIKGGRHITSLAVFFVSLYLVRKKTKLPVSGVERNSSCPCGSGRKYKKCCMKNVS; encoded by the coding sequence ATGATGAGAATTAATGAGCTGGCGCAGGGCAAGCTTTTAAGGATTTTCGGATTATTTGTTCTGAGTTATTTTTTGATCTCCATTATTCTTTATTTCTCTACGCCCTTTCTTTCAAGGTTGATGTTGCCTTTCTTTGAGTTTGCCACTGAAAGAGTATCAATGGATTATGATGTCCGGAACTGCTATTACGAAAAAAATCCTGACCGGATCACTTTTGAAGTGAATGTAAACCGGATGGTTTCCATTTCTTCCAAAGGGAAGCGCTACGAATCTTTTTCACTTAAGGAATCATTGAGATCCGAAATAATCGGCATTCATTTTTTACTGGTCTTTTCTCTTTTATCAGTATGGCCTGGTCTTTTGCCAAAGACAAGAATCCGTCTTTTTCTGATTTTAATTCCTGTGCTTGTTTTTCTGACTTCATTCGACGCAGCTTTTACTCTCAGCGGTAGGATTGAAGGATATTATAATGCCCTTGTTTCTGGAAAAGCCATTTCTACGGATCATTATTCCGCAGAAACAGGGTTTGCTGGTCATTTGATTATAAAAGGCGGAAGGCATATTACTTCACTTGCAGTTTTTTTTGTAAGTCTGTATCTTGTCAGAAAAAAAACTAAACTCCCTGTCTCAGGAGTTGAAAGAAACAGCTCCTGTCCATGCGGAAGCGGCAGAAAATACAAGAAATGCTGTATGAAGAACGTATCCTGA
- a CDS encoding acyl-CoA dehydrogenase family protein, translating to MILFNPKLHNRKYSDEKTKNLMQKTIDFLEAKGLKSIKKDWHEKKWNFDFVEFMKENQAFATLMTPKGYGPEDSRWDSYRNSAFAEITGFYGITYWYTFQVSMLGLGPVWLGSNEEVKQKTVRLLQEGRVFAFGLSEKEHGADIYSTDMMLYPQADGTYKANGDKYYIGNGNEAALVSTFAKMADTGEYVWFNVDSKHPNYELIKNTVNEQNYVSEYALHDYPITEADIMEKGDKAWDNMLNTINFCKFNLGWGAIGMCTHAFYEAIDHAANRNVYGKWVTDFPHVRRLFVDAYSRLCAMKIFSERAIDYMRSASADDRRYLLYNPMVKMKVTSEGEHVINHLWDIIAAKGFEKEPFFEVAAHEIRMLPKLEGTVHVNMALIIKFMNNYFFNAKEFPALPKRMDTGNDDFLFNQGATKGLSSVQFHDYSIAYNSVNLPNVNVFKQQIEAFKAFLVKATPDKNQAKDIDYLLSLGDCFTLVAYGQLILENKPLMEVEDDLVDQIFDVMIRDFSKFAIDIHTKPSNSDKQKEMALGMIKAPVPNPERFNRIWEKEVYALKGQYKMNDE from the coding sequence ATGATCCTTTTCAATCCAAAACTCCACAATAGAAAATATTCGGACGAAAAAACAAAGAACCTCATGCAGAAGACCATAGATTTCCTTGAAGCCAAAGGTCTCAAGTCAATCAAGAAGGATTGGCATGAGAAGAAATGGAATTTCGACTTTGTGGAATTCATGAAGGAAAATCAGGCTTTTGCCACACTCATGACCCCAAAGGGTTATGGCCCTGAAGATTCAAGATGGGATTCGTACAGAAACTCGGCTTTCGCGGAAATCACAGGCTTTTACGGAATCACCTACTGGTACACATTTCAGGTTTCAATGCTCGGCCTCGGGCCTGTCTGGCTTGGGTCAAACGAGGAAGTAAAACAAAAGACTGTAAGGCTTCTTCAGGAAGGCCGTGTTTTCGCTTTTGGTCTTTCAGAAAAGGAACACGGCGCAGATATATATTCAACAGACATGATGCTCTATCCCCAGGCTGACGGAACATACAAGGCTAACGGCGACAAATACTACATCGGAAACGGCAACGAGGCAGCTCTTGTCTCTACATTTGCAAAGATGGCTGACACCGGCGAATATGTGTGGTTCAACGTAGATTCAAAGCATCCAAACTATGAGCTCATCAAAAATACTGTAAACGAGCAGAATTATGTTTCTGAATATGCTCTTCACGACTATCCGATCACAGAAGCTGACATAATGGAAAAGGGTGACAAGGCATGGGACAATATGCTCAACACCATCAACTTCTGCAAATTCAACCTCGGATGGGGCGCAATCGGAATGTGTACACATGCATTCTATGAAGCGATTGACCATGCCGCAAACAGAAATGTCTACGGTAAATGGGTAACCGATTTTCCCCATGTAAGAAGACTCTTTGTCGATGCCTATTCTCGTCTCTGCGCCATGAAGATCTTCTCCGAGCGCGCCATTGACTATATGAGAAGCGCTTCAGCCGATGACAGACGCTATCTTCTTTACAATCCAATGGTTAAAATGAAGGTTACATCAGAAGGCGAGCATGTAATCAACCATCTCTGGGACATCATTGCAGCCAAGGGTTTTGAAAAAGAGCCATTCTTTGAAGTTGCCGCACATGAAATCAGAATGCTTCCAAAGCTTGAAGGAACAGTCCATGTTAACATGGCTCTCATCATCAAGTTCATGAACAACTACTTCTTCAACGCAAAGGAATTTCCTGCGCTTCCAAAGAGAATGGATACAGGAAACGACGATTTCCTTTTCAATCAGGGCGCCACAAAGGGCCTGAGTTCGGTTCAGTTCCATGATTACAGCATAGCCTACAACAGCGTAAATCTTCCGAATGTCAATGTTTTCAAGCAGCAGATCGAGGCTTTCAAGGCTTTCCTTGTGAAAGCGACTCCTGACAAGAATCAGGCAAAAGACATCGACTATCTACTCTCGCTTGGTGATTGCTTTACCCTCGTTGCTTATGGCCAGCTTATCCTTGAAAACAAGCCTCTCATGGAAGTTGAAGATGACCTTGTAGATCAGATTTTTGATGTAATGATCAGGGATTTCTCGAAATTTGCCATTGATATTCATACCAAGCCAAGCAATTCTGACAAGCAGAAGGAAATGGCCCTTGGAATGATCAAGGCTCCGGTTCCGAATCCTGAAAGATTCAACCGCATCTGGGAAAAAGAAGTTTACGCCCTTAAAGGTCAGTACAAGATGAACGATGAATAA